One Siniperca chuatsi isolate FFG_IHB_CAS linkage group LG3, ASM2008510v1, whole genome shotgun sequence genomic region harbors:
- the adra2a gene encoding alpha-2A adrenergic receptor, whose protein sequence is MGFDNETNQTHPDVALYRLQISLPLTVLVGIMILLTVFGNVLVVIAVFTSRALRAPQNLFLVSLASADILVATLVMPFSLANELMGYWYFGEVWCEIYLALDVLFCTASIAHLCAISLDRYWSITQAIEYNLKRTPRRIKCIIFIVWVIAAVISFPPLITMEKENREEDPVCKINNDKWYVISSCIGSFFLPCVIMVLVYVRIYQIAKKRTRVPPGDRKRKEMQKKATIAAANQKENGVGAGDAEACLCHEKLNGEQDIELKEGEGGEGGEGGADEEKGEVNGVDLEESSSSDHKVNNPCSIKKKGAKGKTKLSQIKPGDNDVQKRVPSTKGSRWKGRQNREKRFTFVLAVVIGVFVICWFPFFFTYMLMTLCESCPVPDTLFKFFFWFGYCNSALNPIIYTIFNNDFRRSFKKILCRRDTRRYV, encoded by the coding sequence ATGGGGTTTGACAACGAGACCAACCAGACTCATCCAGATGTGGCCCTTTACCGCCTCCAGATCTCCCTGCCGCTCACTGTGCTGGTGGGGATCATGATCCTGTTGACAGTGTTTGGCAACGTGCTGGTGGTCATAGCTGTGTTTACAAGCCGGGCCCTGAGGGCTCCGCAGAACTTATTCTTGGTGTCTCTGGCGTCTGCAGACATTTTGGTGGCTACCCTAGTGATGCCTTTCTCCTTGGCCAATGAGCTCATGGGATACTGGTACTTTGGTGAGGTGTGGTGTGAAATATATCTGGCACTTGATGTTCTTTTCTGCACTGCCTCCATTGCACACCTCTGTGCCATCAGCTTAGACCGCTACTGGTCCATCACGCAGGCCATTGAGTACAACCTGAAGAGGACGCCGCGACGCATCAAGTGCATCATCTTCATCGTGTGGGTCATCGCGGCGGTTATCTCCTTCCCACCTCTAATCACcatggagaaagaaaacagagaggaggacCCTGTGTGTAAGATCAATAACGATAAGTGGTACGTCATCTCCTCCTGCATTGGCTCCTTCTTCCTCCCCTGCGTCATCATGGTCCTGGTCTACGTGCGGATCTACCAGATTGCCAAAAAGAGGACTCGGGTGCCACCGGGAGACAGGAAGCGGAAGGAGATGCAGAAGAAGGCCACCATCGCTGCTGCCAACCAGAAGGAGAACGGCGTGGGTGCAGGCGACGCTGAGGCCTGCCTCTGCCACGAGAAGCTGAACGGCGAGCAGGACATTGAGctgaaggagggagaggggggagaggggggagaaggaggagcagaTGAGGAGAAGGGCGAGGTCAACGGGGTGGACCTGGAGGAGTCGTCCTCCTCAGACCACAAAGTGAACAATCCCTGCTCGATCAAAAAAAAGGGGGCCAAGGGGAAAACCAAACTGAGCCAAATCAAACCGGGGGACAATGACGTCCAAAAGCGGGTGCCGAGCACAAAGGGCAGCCGCTGGAAGGGCCGACAGAACCGGGAGAAACGCTTCACCTTCGTCCTGGCCGTGGTCATTGGAGTGTTTGTCATCTGCTGGTTTCCCTTTTTCTTTACATACATGTTGATGACGCTGTGCGAGTCCTGCCCGGTGCCTGACACCCTGTTCAAGTTTTTCTTCTGGTTTGGCTATTGCAACAGCGCGCTGAACCCCATCATTTACACTATCTTCAACAATGACTTTAGGAGGTCGTTCAAAAAGATACTGTGCAGGAGGGACACTAGAAGATATGTATGA